The Bacteroidia bacterium nucleotide sequence TTTCTTCAGAAGATCAACTTTTGCATATAAGAGAAATTCTTAGAAAAAATAATATTTTCCCAAGAAGATATTTTTACCCTTCATTAAATAAATTACCTTATTTGACATATCAAAAAATGCCTCATGCAGAAGATATAAGTCGTCGAATTTTATGTCTGCCGCTATATCACGATGTACAAAATGAAGTTGAACGGATTAGTGATTTAATTTTAAAAAATTTATCTTCGTAATGTTGGCTTTTATAATACTAGTATATATTCCCTATGCACAATCATTTGTCTTAGAAGCGATTGACAAACAGAAGGGGAATTTAACAGACTTCTCTTTGGTTCTCAAGTTTTTAATATTTGTTTTTTTCCATTAAAATTAATCTGTTTAAATCATATTTAAAACAATAAAATAAAATGAAAACTTATGGAAAAATTTCTGTGGTTTCTGATAATTTCGAATTGCTTCAATTTTTTATAGACTGTAAAGAGGAATATTCGAACTACGATTGTGATTTTTTTTGTACGTTTCAACAAAATCTACCGGAAAATTTAATTGAATTAGGTGTAAAACCTGTTGATGTAAATGAGTCGTTAGAAAAGTTTTTAAGATACGAAGTGATTTTTTCAATACACTGTAAGCAAATATTCCCTAAAAAATTAGTTGATGAAGTAAGATGCTATAACCTTCATCCGGGATATAATCCGTACAACAGAGGCTACTATCCTCATGTTTTTAGTATCTTAAACAAACTGCCGGCAGGTGTTACACTACACCGTATGGATGATAAAATTGATCACGGATATATTATAGATAGAGAAGAAGTAAAAGTTGAAGCATGGGATACTTCATTTTCTTTATATAGAAAGGTGATAGAAAAAGAGAAAATTGTTTTAAAAAGAAACATAAAAAAAATATTAGAATACAATTATAAGCCAATTTACGCTCCGGATGGTAATTATAACAGTTTAAAAGATTATCAAAAATTACTAAAATTAAATT carries:
- a CDS encoding dTDP-4-amino-4,6-dideoxyglucose formyltransferase; protein product: MKTYGKISVVSDNFELLQFFIDCKEEYSNYDCDFFCTFQQNLPENLIELGVKPVDVNESLEKFLRYEVIFSIHCKQIFPKKLVDEVRCYNLHPGYNPYNRGYYPHVFSILNKLPAGVTLHRMDDKIDHGYIIDREEVKVEAWDTSFSLYRKVIEKEKIVLKRNIKKILEYNYKPIYAPDGNYNSLKDYQKLLKLNLNEKLTIKQTIDLLRAVTHPPYKNAYFIDEHTGKKIFVEIKLNLDEKE